The nucleotide window AAAAGGCGGAGGGAGATTGGGCAGAAGGTCAATCAATCGGAGCGTTTGGAAAAAGTGGCTATTACAATCAAAATAGTGATGCACGCATAGCACAAGCTTGGTTGGCTGATAGCTACTTGAATGGCCCTGAGGGAGTGCCCAAAGATTTATTAGAAGCCTATTTTAATATTAGGACGGTAATGGAAGAGACGAAGGGAAACCACATATTTTTCTGTTGCGAATTTGCTGGGGGTAGGTGGATCACAGCTGAATATATTGAGGGAATTTACAACCAAGTCATAGAAGAAATGTCACCTGAACAATTGGAAGAAGCAAAACGCTTGTATCCGAATTGGAAACCCACAGCAGATTAAACTTATACTCCTCCCTAATTTATTTTAGATAAATTCGAATCCAACCCCGTTTTCCCTATACAATACAATCGTCAGAAGAATGAAATTTCAAGCAATCCATTAAGGTCCACATTATGAAACTGCCCGGTTCCAAGGGGGAGCATCGACTGCAAAAGGAACTCGCCACCGGCAAGAAGGCGCTGGCTTTTTACAACAAGCAGATGCTGGATCATCTCAATCCAACGATGAGTGAATTCCTCGCCAGTCAAGAAATCGTTTTCATCGCCACCGCCGACGCCAAGGGCGAATGCGACAGTTCGTTCCGCACAGGGCCACCCGGTTGGGTGCGCGTCATCAATGAAAAAACCCTGGCCTACCCGGAATACCGGGGCAACGGCGTATTCGCCAGTATGGGTAATATCCTAGAGAACCCGCACATCGGCATGATCTTCATCGATTTTTACGACAGCACCGTCGGCCTGCATGTGAACGGCAAGGCCCGGATTTTTAAAGACCAGAAACTTTTAAAAAGTGAACTCTTCGGGGACGCTCTGACAAAAGGCGTCCCTAAAAAAAGTGGCCTGAAAGCCGAATGCTGGGTGATCGTTGAAATCGAAGAGGCGTATATTCATTGCTCCAAGCACATCCCTCTCCTTAAAAAAATGGATAAGGAGATCCACTGGGGAACGGAGAAGATCCTGCATAAAGGCGGCGATAAGTTCAAAGCCAAAAACTCCCCCCGGCCCTGGGTCAAGAAGAAGTAAGGTAAAATCCCCCCGGCCCCTGTGGTATCCCTTTCTTAGCCTTCATGCCCCGCAGGGGTACTTTACGAAAGGGGGAGCCGCTGCCCCCCCCAGCCCTTGTGGTATTCCCTCCGTTGCCTTCATGCCCGGAACGGGTATGTGATATTTTACCGTTGCCTTCATGCCCGGAACGGGTATGTGATATTTTACCGTTGCCTTCATGCCCGGAACGGGTACTTCACAGAAGGGGGAGAAGTAAATTACTCCGGGTTTTCAACCCAGTTGACCACCACATAATCCATCCAGCGATGGTCTCCGAACGGAGTCTCTTTGCTGGTGAGGTAGCCCATGTGACCGCCCTTCTCGGGGAAAATCGTGTTGATCGGCAGGTTCATTTTGATGTTGTCAAATACGCTCGGCGGAACAAAGGGGTCGTCTTTGGCGCACAGGATGACTGTTGGTATGTCGATGGAATCGATGAACTGGGTGGCACTGCATTTGGCGTAATAATCCTCCACATCGGCAAACCCGGCGGCGGGAGCGGTGTACACTTCATCAAAGTCCCAGATGGTCTTGAATTGTTTCTGCGGCTGAAAGGCGTCAGGATGACATTCGGCCAGCGCTTCGCATTGACGGTGAATCATGTGCATATAATAATTATTAAAAATACCGCCGCCGTTTTTCTTAGACAGTATTTTGCTGGCAACTTTCAGGTTGACAGGCGGGTTGACGGCAAAAGCGCCGTGGATATTTGTGGGAAGGGTTCTCCCCTCCCCCAGATATTTCAGCAACACGTTGCCGCTCAGGGAAAATCCCACAATGAGAAGCGAACGCTTGGGATACAGCTTGACGATGTGTTTCACCATGTGATCCAGATCGTCACTGGAACCGCCGTTCCACAGGGAGTCGCTCAAGCCCATTCCGGGGCCACTGCCCCTGTGGTTCATCATGAACACGCCC belongs to Nitrospinota bacterium and includes:
- a CDS encoding pyridoxamine 5'-phosphate oxidase family protein, coding for MKLPGSKGEHRLQKELATGKKALAFYNKQMLDHLNPTMSEFLASQEIVFIATADAKGECDSSFRTGPPGWVRVINEKTLAYPEYRGNGVFASMGNILENPHIGMIFIDFYDSTVGLHVNGKARIFKDQKLLKSELFGDALTKGVPKKSGLKAECWVIVEIEEAYIHCSKHIPLLKKMDKEIHWGTEKILHKGGDKFKAKNSPRPWVKKK
- a CDS encoding alpha/beta fold hydrolase, which produces MIDSFVPFKVHWLFRGGVVQTILATKFPGEPVLPQRKTHKIQVGPKSSIIALELEATNPRGSIVLLAHGMGGCSESGYMRRIAAKLWSKGSGVFMMNHRGSGPGMGLSDSLWNGGSSDDLDHMVKHIVKLYPKRSLLIVGFSLSGNVLLKYLGEGRTLPTNIHGAFAVNPPVNLKVASKILSKKNGGGIFNNYYMHMIHRQCEALAECHPDAFQPQKQFKTIWDFDEVYTAPAAGFADVEDYYAKCSATQFIDSIDIPTVILCAKDDPFVPPSVFDNIKMNLPINTIFPEKGGHMGYLTSKETPFGDHRWMDYVVVNWVENPE